In Brienomyrus brachyistius isolate T26 chromosome 14, BBRACH_0.4, whole genome shotgun sequence, the following proteins share a genomic window:
- the LOC125707064 gene encoding gamma-aminobutyric acid receptor subunit rho-1-like: MWRDALLLTCVWLVAVAGRFTRHGGHTLGTYRQTRLRREIIKVELENHKPGRPILRSPDLTKTSVTKSEQLLRIDDHDFTMRPGFGGPAIPVGVDVQVESLDTISEVDMDFTMTLYLRHYWQDERLSFPSTTNQSMTFDSRLVKKIWVPDMFFVHSKRSFIHDTTTDNVMLRVFPDGNVLYSLRITVTSMCNMDLSRFPLDTQTCSLEIESYAYTDDDLMLYWKKGNESLKTDDRISLSQFLIQKFHTTTKLAFYSSTGWYNRLYIHFTLRRHIFFFLLQTYFPATLMVMLSWVSFWIDRRAVPARVPLGITTVLTMSTIITGVNASMPRVSYIKAVDIYLWVSFVFVFLSVIEYAAVNYLTTVQERKERELRDRLPCTCGISHPDPAMLSAGYSDIDIDATGNYGDGQERTLAQLGLGDGQTRAQVKTSWGYMSMWIDTHAIDKYSRVIFPGAYALFNVIYWSIYS; this comes from the exons ATTGAGGAGAGAAATTATAAAGGTGGAGCTAGAAAACCACAAACCTGGCAG ACCTATCCTGAGGAGTCCGGATTTGACAAAAACCTCTGTGACAAAATCAGAGCAGCTGCTAAGAATAGATGACCATGATTTTACAATGAGACCTGGTTTTGGAG GGCCCGCAATTCCTGTTGGGGTAGATGTTCAAGTTGAAAGCCTTGACACAATTTCTGAAGTTGACATG GacttcaccatgaccctgtatcTGAGGCACTACTGGCAGGACGAGCGTCTTTCCTTCCCGAGCACCACCAACCAGAGCATGACGTTTGACAGCCGGCTGGTGAAGAAGATCTGGGTGCCTGACATGTTCTTCGTCCACTCTAAGAGGTCTTTTATCCACGACACAACCACTGATAACGTCATGCTCCGTGTATTTCCAGATGGAAACGTGCTCTACAGTTTAAG GATCACGGTCACCTCCATGTGCAACATGGACCTCAGTCGATTTCCTTTGGACACGCAAACCTGTTCCCTGGAGATCGAAAGCT ACGCATACACCGACGACGACCTCATGCTGTACTGGAAGAAGGGTAATGAATCCCTCAAGACCGATGACAGAATATCGCTATCCCAGTTCCTTATCCAGAAGTTCCACACAACCACTAAACTTGCATTTTACAGCAGCACAG GATGGTATAATCGGCTGTACATCCACTTCACTCTACGTCggcacatcttcttcttcttgctgcAGACCTACTTCCCAGCCACGCTGATGGTCATGCTCTCCTGGGTGTCCTTCTGGATCGACCGCAGGGCGGTGCCTGCCAGGGTGCCGTTAG GTATCACCACGGTGCTCACCATGTCCACCATCATCACCGGAGTCAACGCCTCAATGCCCAGGGTCTCCTACATCAAAGCGGTGGATATCTACCTCTGGGTCAGCTTCGTGTTCGTCTTTCTGTCTGTGATAGAGTACGCCGCCGTCAACTACCTGACCACGGTTCAGGAACGCAAAGAGAGAGAGCTACGGGACAGG CTACCTTGCACCTGTGGCATTTCCCACCCTGACCCTGCGATGCTGAGCGCCGGCTACAGTGACATTGACATCGACGCCACTGGGAACTATGGTGACGGACAGGAGAGGACTTTAGCGCAGCTGGGGCTGGGTGACGGACAGACCAGGGCCCAGGTGAAGACGTCTTGGGGCTATATGAGTATGTGGATCGACACACACGCCATTGATAAATATTCCCGGGTCATCTTCCCTGGTGCGTACGCCCTCTTTAACGTCATCTATTGGTCGATCTACTCTTAG